The following coding sequences are from one Aliarcobacter skirrowii CCUG 10374 window:
- the frr gene encoding ribosome recycling factor gives MLNEIYSQTKEQMEKSIEALKRDYKTLRTGKVSVNILDNIKVDYYGTMTDLSQVGSVLATDATTITISPWEKNLLGAIEKAIQTANIGVNPNNNGEVIKLFFPPMTVEQRQETAKQAKIMTDNAKVAIRNIRQNSNTKVKNLLKDKEITEDDSKKAQDEIQKITDGFVAKADETLKTKEKEILTV, from the coding sequence ATGTTGAATGAAATTTATTCACAAACAAAAGAGCAAATGGAGAAATCTATTGAGGCTTTAAAAAGAGATTACAAAACTTTACGAACAGGTAAAGTAAGTGTAAATATCTTAGATAATATAAAAGTTGATTATTATGGAACAATGACTGATTTAAGTCAAGTTGGTTCTGTATTAGCAACAGATGCAACAACAATTACAATTAGCCCTTGGGAGAAAAATCTTTTAGGAGCTATTGAAAAAGCTATACAAACTGCAAATATTGGAGTAAATCCAAATAACAATGGTGAAGTAATTAAACTATTTTTTCCACCAATGACAGTTGAGCAAAGACAAGAGACAGCAAAACAAGCTAAAATCATGACTGATAATGCAAAAGTTGCTATTAGAAATATTAGACAAAACTCAAATACAAAAGTAAAAAATCTTCTAAAAGATAAAGAGATTACTGAAGATGATAGTAAAAAAGCTCAAGATGAGATTCAAAAAATAACTGATGGTTTTGTAGCAAAGGCTGATGAAACTTTAAAAACAAAAGAGAAAGAGATTTTAACGGTTTAA
- the secG gene encoding preprotein translocase subunit SecG, which translates to MTSTLLIVQIVLAVLIVIVVLLQKSSSIGLGAYSGSNDSVFGAKGPANFLSKATMALGIVFVINTLILGYLYNQERNKSAIDSVKIESLIPSSPITETKENTAPAAPQTK; encoded by the coding sequence ATGACATCTACACTTTTAATAGTTCAAATTGTTTTAGCGGTGCTAATTGTAATTGTAGTTCTACTTCAAAAGAGCTCAAGTATTGGTTTAGGAGCATATAGCGGAAGCAATGACTCTGTGTTTGGGGCAAAAGGTCCTGCTAACTTCTTATCAAAAGCAACTATGGCTTTAGGTATTGTATTTGTAATCAATACATTAATTTTAGGTTATTTATATAATCAAGAGAGAAATAAAAGTGCAATTGATAGCGTAAAAATTGAATCGCTAATTCCTTCAAGTCCAATTACTGAAACAAAAGAGAACACAGCACCAGCTGCACCACAAACTAAGTAA